cattctttttcttttacccCTATAGTGTCTTTCTCCCATTTTCCTTTCTAACATACATCCATTTCCCCTAAGCTTGTGCTTTGTCAAGTGACTTAAGTATGCATCCTAGATGAGGGAATAACAGCCTCCCCACCCCACACCCCCAAAAAAGAAGAGTAAGTCTCGATATAACAAACAACTACAGAGATTAGAAGGGTCCATATCAATGAAACACCTGTGATTGTTAAAAATTAATTTGGCACTGATTTTGAAGGGAAGTCTTGGTTAAGAAACTTACTGATGATGTAATCCAGCAAAGAAAAACAATTGTATATATACTAATGAAACAATTGATGACTAGTTTGAAATATTATTTCTACCACTATCTTTTATCGTGTGACATCATAAGCTGAATTAACCTGAAAAATATGCAAGAATGATGTCCCTGAAAAGTATACTCTATTAAGATAATGCCACATTAACTTTGACAGGCTACTTAAGCCTAATCAACTTCAACCTAATTCTTTTCCTAAGGAATTCATTTTTCTCTAGAAATCCTCATCACTTTCATTCTGTACTAAGCCAAATCATATACTTTTGGTTTTCTCTATAGGATGCTGGATGTAAAACCACATTCCTCCAGATTTGACTTATCATTTCACTGTACCAAATATGCGCTTTGAAACAAAGCAAAGGCTCCACCCAGATACTATGAAATGAGAAATAGTACGTCTTTGTGTGTGATTTCCACTCAGACATATTTTATGTTATAATAATTATACAGTACATTTTCCACCAAGTTATTACACCATAGAAATACCTAAATGTTACTTCAAGGTCTTTGTTTAGGtagatataaaaataatatcacACTCCTAGCGCCTCTGTAGATCAATTATCTGAATGTCAGTCTAGGTAGCTTCAATGAAGGCTGTCAATTAAAGAATTTCAAAACTATCAACAGGGCTAGGTGCATCCAGTTGTCTTTGCTAATGGCAATAACAAAGCTTCACAAAGAAACAATGAGAAACTCTGCTAAGTTAAATTAGTTAAATTTCAACAAATGAGCAACAAGACTCCAAAGAGCAAGGGAAGAGTTATCCGAATTGCACCATATACCCTTAACTGAAAAGGAACCAAAGTGAAAAGAGTAAACGAGATTCTGATGAAATCCATGAATCAAACAATCCCAAATAGGAATGCCACAAACATAGGAACATCATATCCTCTCCATTAAATCTAAACATAGTACTAGTGCGCTTCTTACATATTATAATATCAATCATTAAATCCATGTATTTTGGTCTTTAAGTTAAACAACCTTTTGGCAATCTACAGGAACAATTTCCGGATCCTGTGAAAAAATATTTATGCTTGCGGCGTAGAAATCCAATTTGAAACATTTTTCAGATGGTCCATAAAGGTTATTCAGAACATGTTGCAGAATTTCAAAGGGGCAAGTCTTATTATCAGTGTGTATTTGCTTTTCTACTATGTTGATCTTTCCCTCAATAGCTGATGTGTTGTCTACTCCTTTTATTCTTCTTTTAACAAAGAATATATCTTTGAGATTGTCTGAAGAGATCAACAAGTTTCTGAAATAACATAATAAAAATTTGAAGTGCGTCCATGCATTCAACTGACCAGTGATCACATTTTAGCACACCTAAAATATTGAAGAGGTCATTACCTTAACTTGATTTGCTCCCATGTCAATCACCACAGCTGCTTGCTTTAGCCAATTGCCACGAACAAGGTTGGGAATTCCAACATCTGCTACCACAATATCTGCTTCAGAAGTTATTTGTTCAGCGTTCTTTGTGTATGCATGTAACATGCTGACTGTTGCATTGTGCCTCTACTGAAAAGATGATAAGTCAGCCTTTTAACAATTGAAACATCCTTCTCAAAAACAACATTTATGTTACCTGCAATAGCAAGGAAGTGGGTAACCCCCCAATTTTACTCCTTCCAATTACTACTGCTCTTTTCCCTGTGATCTCCACACCATGCCTAAGCAACAACTCAATGCAGCCCTTGGGGGCACAAGGGACGAAGAAGGGTTTTCTTCCTCTTTTGGCAAGATTTCCCATATTTGTGGGATGAAAGCCATCCACATCTTTTTCAGGACTCACAACATTGATAATCTTTTCCTCTTCCAAATGCTGCATATAACCAAGGTATTAATATCAAAACCCACCCCCCACCACACAGGACCAAATCACCAAAATAATGGCAGCAATTATATGATGTAAGCTTTTAGACTAAACCTCCTAATTCCCATACCTTCATTAAAatgaatcaataaaaaaaattatcttactCAGTTTACTTTGATTCTAGACCAAATAAAGTTTCCATCTTGGTCcaacttatttgagcttatcttatagcataagcgcttatgcagGTGTTTGGGAGAtgagagcttatgtaaatagcttatggGTCTACCTATAAGCTGTTTTGTAtgaataagagcttatgcttacaTGTATAAGCGCTTATGTGATAAGcacgcttaattaagttgtttaccaAAACACACCCAATTGTCTATGTTTAGAGGTTGGAGTTGAAAAGCACCGTCATCAATAATAAGCATTGAACAGTCAAAATGATGAGTAAATTACTTGAGGCAGAGGAAGTTGCACAACAATGCCATGTACACCCGGGTCATCACTGAAACTGGAAACAGCATCAAGCAATTCATTTTCAGTGCAGTTTTCTGGAAACTGGGCAACCACTGTTTCAATGCCAACTTGATCACAAGCTTTCAACTTAATGTTGATGAAAGTGTGAGAGTCACTCCTATCTCCTACAAAAACCACAGCCAACCTTGGAAACTTCCCAATTCCACTCCTCATCCTCCTTATGTCCTCAGCTACTTCAAACTTTATGTCTTTGGCAATTGGTTTGCCTTCAAGAATTGCAGCATTATTATGGCCATTACCATTAGACCCTTAAGCATCACaaaaaaccaaaaagaaacaaaatatattattgacttAAAGTGACCAAAGCAAAGGTCTCAGAGCACCATAAAACTTGAAATTTGGATCATATATAGAGCTTACACTGGAAAGTTTCAGGGAAATGGGTATGAGGAGAAGTGTTCTCTCTGGGAATCCAAACATCAGGGAGATTGGGGCCAAAAAGGGCATAAGAAGATGGAGCAGAAAAAGAATGTAATGCATTTCTCAGAGTTCTATGCAATGCCACCATAGCAGCAGTGGCACAAGCTCTCATTTTTGTGAGGATTTGTGAATATGAaagtggagagagagagagtatgaACTGAAAGTGTGTTTCTGTTTGATTGAAACGATGACAACACCCTGTGTGACTGTGTCCCAGGTTTGAGTTGTGAATGTAACTATGTAAGTACGTGTTCAGTGTTAGACCATGCCACCTCAAGATTgttaaagaaaaacaagaaaatgaaaattacaagttctaaaaatattttgttttttttaaagctaatatgaaattattttggattatattttttaaggcttaattgcatttggAAGAAGCGCAGACTAGCAACACTTTTTTTTCAACACTTTCTCATTAATTGGTTGAAATTTATGTGAGTTCTACTAAGTTGGAAGTGAGACTCATATTTTAATGAACCTAACAATTAcatgtaattaattaattaaatagagAGAATTGTTAACATTTTTCTTACAGTAAAATATATTCAATTATGTTGAAGTTTTCTTATATGATACCATACTTCAAAGTTAAGATTGACTCAAATATTACATTTTACCCGATTTATATTTAAGCtaataaaaaacataattttgtGGAGGATATAAATCTACGGTTAATACTTACAAACTtgggctatgtttgacatgtcatttcagctagcttatagcttatttgactagcttaaagtttatttgactagcttaaaagctcttcaaaagtgtttggtgaaggagcttattttagtagcttaaagctttaagctataagctatctcaggtagcttatagc
This portion of the Lotus japonicus ecotype B-129 chromosome 3, LjGifu_v1.2 genome encodes:
- the LOC130742909 gene encoding bifunctional protein FolD 1, mitochondrial-like; the protein is MRACATAAMVALHRTLRNALHSFSAPSSYALFGPNLPDVWIPRENTSPHTHFPETFQWSNGNGHNNAAILEGKPIAKDIKFEVAEDIRRMRSGIGKFPRLAVVFVGDRSDSHTFINIKLKACDQVGIETVVAQFPENCTENELLDAVSSFSDDPGVHGIVVQLPLPQHLEEEKIINVVSPEKDVDGFHPTNMGNLAKRGRKPFFVPCAPKGCIELLLRHGVEITGKRAVVIGRSKIGGLPTSLLLQRHNATVSMLHAYTKNAEQITSEADIVVADVGIPNLVRGNWLKQAAVVIDMGANQVKDPHGQGFRITGDVCFEEAVKVASAITPVPGGVGPIAISMLLSNTLDSAKRAFGIV